Proteins from a single region of Mytilus trossulus isolate FHL-02 chromosome 2, PNRI_Mtr1.1.1.hap1, whole genome shotgun sequence:
- the LOC134707947 gene encoding rhomboid-related protein 2-like isoform X4, with amino-acid sequence MTTISPSKYDFEKTDTVGFLERRYKPIFDRHEPDGVPLNLLKEELKDEGITDHIPEARLHRILDRADRDGDERIDFVEFMKMMTTDVTKEERSAFQSVIGAAVADILPKSMREDFLANYTCRPPPIFMIFISLVEIIIFAVYAAELSDTTTPVTATSGVPLYSPLLYKPKRRYEAWRYITYMFIHQGYMHIIFNLIFQLLLGLPLELVHKWWRVLLIYILGVIAGSLAHSVTDVDVALAGASGGCYALIGAHIASVIVNWKEMNYQCTEGSLLRFLCSAPIRLTVLLVLSVGDTGLAIYRRYFEEEVTKVGISAHIGGMIAGLLLGIPILKNVNILTWEKTLGYVTLSIYLCFVGFSMIFNGVYEGYPETDWSKCCPS; translated from the exons AGATACAAGCCAATATTTGATCGG catgaACCTGATGGCGTACCTCTCAATCTCCTGAAAGAAGAGTTAAAAGATGAAGGGATCACAGATCATATCCCAGAGGCCAGGCTACATCGTATCCTTGACAGAGCCGATCGGGATGGAGACGAAAGAATTGATTTTGTGGAATTCATGAAAATg atGACAACAGATGTAACAAAGGAAGAGAGATCAGCATTTCAGAGTGTTATAGGTGCTGCTGTCGCTGATATTTTACCCAAGAGTATGAGGGAAGATTTTCTTGCCAATTACACCTGTAGACCACCacctatatttatgatatttataaGTTTAGTTGAG atcaTTATATTTGCTGTGTATGCTGCTGAGCTATCGGACACCACAACACCAGTAACAGCTACCTCAGGGGTACCACTGTACAGTCCGTTACTATATAAACCAAAGAGACGTTATGAGGCTTGGAGATATATCACTTATATGTTTATACATCAAGg atacaTGCACATCATATTTAACCTGATATTCCAGCTGTTATTAGGTTTACCATTAGAACTGGTACATAAATGGTGGAGAGTTCTGTTAATCTATATATTAGGAGTTATAGCCG GCTCACTTGCCCATTCTGTAACAGATGTAGATGTTGCTCTAGCAGGAGCCAGTGGTGGATGTTACGCTCTTATTGGTGCTCATATAGCGTCTGTTATAGTT AATTGGAAAGAAATGAATTACCAGTGTACTGAAGGATCATTACTGAGGTTTCTGTGCAGTGCACCTATAAGACTAACAGTGCTTCTTGTTCTGT CTGTAGGAGATACAGGACTTGCTATCTACAGAAGATACTTTGAAGAAGAAGTAACAAAAGTTGGTATATCTGCTCACATAGGAGGGATGATTGCAG gtTTACTACTTGGAATACCCATCTTGAAGAATGTAAACATCTTAACTTGGGAGAAAACCCTTGGTTACGTTACTCTTTCAATATACCTGTGCTTTGTTGGGTTTTCTATGATTTTCAATGGTGTTTATGAAGGCTACCCAGAAACAGATTGGTCAAAATGCTGTCCATCGTAA
- the LOC134705389 gene encoding complement C1q-like protein 2: MMLVQNILVILVSVSCLISAEQQNNHEVHQKLQQDLESMKLENEARFMKTDTIVTKMEERISQQDEIIRKQQELIERLLINQELQKHTRQVSVQKKVAFTYRTSGDHSSLGSDQTIKFDRRMTDVSNSYSSSTGIFTAPVGGYYAFVLDTRTLPGRICWIDAVKNGVPIATNYMEAPSGQEDSETSFAVVRLDTGDQVWVRNKVYHGHSCGLDDLANFSGFLLYQDL; encoded by the exons ATGATGCTTGTACAGAACATTTTAGTTATACTGGTTTCTGTTAGCTGTCTGATAAGTGCAGAACAGCAAAACAACCATGAAGTACACCAAAAACTACAACAGGATCTGGAATCTATGAAATTGGAAAATG AGGCAAGATTTATGAAAACAGATACAATTGTCACAAAGATGGAGGAAAGAATATCGCAGCAAGATGAAATCATCCGCAAACAACAAGAACTTATAGAACGCCTCCTGATAAACCAAGAACTCCAAAAGCATACACGTCAAG TTTCAGTCCAAAAGAAAGTAGCTTTTACCTACAGGACATCAGGCGACCACAGTAGTCTAGGATCAGAccaaactatcaaatttgaccgACGAATGACCGACGTATCCAACAGTTACAGCTCATCAACGGGAATTTTCACCGCACCAGTTGGCGGCTACTACGCGTTCGTATTAGATACAAGGACACTTCCAGGGAGGATCTGCTGGATAGATGCCGTCAAAAATGGGGTTCCAATAGCAACCAACTACATGGAAGCTCCTAGTGGTCAAGAAGATAGTGAGACATCATTTGCAGTCGTTCGTTTAGACACAGGAGACCAAGTATGGGTACGCAACAAAGTCTACCATGGTCATTCTTGCGGACTTGATGACTTGGCAAACTTTTCCGGATTTTTGCTGTATcaagatttataa
- the LOC134707947 gene encoding rhomboid-related protein 2-like isoform X2, with amino-acid sequence MTTISPYETKKKSNLGILKPLEWNATGFTYLLRYKPIFDRHEPDGVPLNLLKEELKDEGITDHIPEARLHRILDRADRDGDERIDFVEFMKMMTTDVTKEERSAFQSVIGAAVADILPKSMREDFLANYTCRPPPIFMIFISLVEIIIFAVYAAELSDTTTPVTATSGVPLYSPLLYKPKRRYEAWRYITYMFIHQGYMHIIFNLIFQLLLGLPLELVHKWWRVLLIYILGVIAGSLAHSVTDVDVALAGASGGCYALIGAHIASVIVNWKEMNYQCTEGSLLRFLCSAPIRLTVLLVLSVGDTGLAIYRRYFEEEVTKVGISAHIGGMIAGLLLGIPILKNVNILTWEKTLGYVTLSIYLCFVGFSMIFNGVYEGYPETDWSKCCPS; translated from the exons AGATACAAGCCAATATTTGATCGG catgaACCTGATGGCGTACCTCTCAATCTCCTGAAAGAAGAGTTAAAAGATGAAGGGATCACAGATCATATCCCAGAGGCCAGGCTACATCGTATCCTTGACAGAGCCGATCGGGATGGAGACGAAAGAATTGATTTTGTGGAATTCATGAAAATg atGACAACAGATGTAACAAAGGAAGAGAGATCAGCATTTCAGAGTGTTATAGGTGCTGCTGTCGCTGATATTTTACCCAAGAGTATGAGGGAAGATTTTCTTGCCAATTACACCTGTAGACCACCacctatatttatgatatttataaGTTTAGTTGAG atcaTTATATTTGCTGTGTATGCTGCTGAGCTATCGGACACCACAACACCAGTAACAGCTACCTCAGGGGTACCACTGTACAGTCCGTTACTATATAAACCAAAGAGACGTTATGAGGCTTGGAGATATATCACTTATATGTTTATACATCAAGg atacaTGCACATCATATTTAACCTGATATTCCAGCTGTTATTAGGTTTACCATTAGAACTGGTACATAAATGGTGGAGAGTTCTGTTAATCTATATATTAGGAGTTATAGCCG GCTCACTTGCCCATTCTGTAACAGATGTAGATGTTGCTCTAGCAGGAGCCAGTGGTGGATGTTACGCTCTTATTGGTGCTCATATAGCGTCTGTTATAGTT AATTGGAAAGAAATGAATTACCAGTGTACTGAAGGATCATTACTGAGGTTTCTGTGCAGTGCACCTATAAGACTAACAGTGCTTCTTGTTCTGT CTGTAGGAGATACAGGACTTGCTATCTACAGAAGATACTTTGAAGAAGAAGTAACAAAAGTTGGTATATCTGCTCACATAGGAGGGATGATTGCAG gtTTACTACTTGGAATACCCATCTTGAAGAATGTAAACATCTTAACTTGGGAGAAAACCCTTGGTTACGTTACTCTTTCAATATACCTGTGCTTTGTTGGGTTTTCTATGATTTTCAATGGTGTTTATGAAGGCTACCCAGAAACAGATTGGTCAAAATGCTGTCCATCGTAA
- the LOC134707947 gene encoding rhomboid-related protein 2-like isoform X5 encodes MFTQGISFSVFKAPEHLFSRRYKPIFDRHEPDGVPLNLLKEELKDEGITDHIPEARLHRILDRADRDGDERIDFVEFMKMMTTDVTKEERSAFQSVIGAAVADILPKSMREDFLANYTCRPPPIFMIFISLVEIIIFAVYAAELSDTTTPVTATSGVPLYSPLLYKPKRRYEAWRYITYMFIHQGYMHIIFNLIFQLLLGLPLELVHKWWRVLLIYILGVIAGSLAHSVTDVDVALAGASGGCYALIGAHIASVIVNWKEMNYQCTEGSLLRFLCSAPIRLTVLLVLSVGDTGLAIYRRYFEEEVTKVGISAHIGGMIAGLLLGIPILKNVNILTWEKTLGYVTLSIYLCFVGFSMIFNGVYEGYPETDWSKCCPS; translated from the exons AGATACAAGCCAATATTTGATCGG catgaACCTGATGGCGTACCTCTCAATCTCCTGAAAGAAGAGTTAAAAGATGAAGGGATCACAGATCATATCCCAGAGGCCAGGCTACATCGTATCCTTGACAGAGCCGATCGGGATGGAGACGAAAGAATTGATTTTGTGGAATTCATGAAAATg atGACAACAGATGTAACAAAGGAAGAGAGATCAGCATTTCAGAGTGTTATAGGTGCTGCTGTCGCTGATATTTTACCCAAGAGTATGAGGGAAGATTTTCTTGCCAATTACACCTGTAGACCACCacctatatttatgatatttataaGTTTAGTTGAG atcaTTATATTTGCTGTGTATGCTGCTGAGCTATCGGACACCACAACACCAGTAACAGCTACCTCAGGGGTACCACTGTACAGTCCGTTACTATATAAACCAAAGAGACGTTATGAGGCTTGGAGATATATCACTTATATGTTTATACATCAAGg atacaTGCACATCATATTTAACCTGATATTCCAGCTGTTATTAGGTTTACCATTAGAACTGGTACATAAATGGTGGAGAGTTCTGTTAATCTATATATTAGGAGTTATAGCCG GCTCACTTGCCCATTCTGTAACAGATGTAGATGTTGCTCTAGCAGGAGCCAGTGGTGGATGTTACGCTCTTATTGGTGCTCATATAGCGTCTGTTATAGTT AATTGGAAAGAAATGAATTACCAGTGTACTGAAGGATCATTACTGAGGTTTCTGTGCAGTGCACCTATAAGACTAACAGTGCTTCTTGTTCTGT CTGTAGGAGATACAGGACTTGCTATCTACAGAAGATACTTTGAAGAAGAAGTAACAAAAGTTGGTATATCTGCTCACATAGGAGGGATGATTGCAG gtTTACTACTTGGAATACCCATCTTGAAGAATGTAAACATCTTAACTTGGGAGAAAACCCTTGGTTACGTTACTCTTTCAATATACCTGTGCTTTGTTGGGTTTTCTATGATTTTCAATGGTGTTTATGAAGGCTACCCAGAAACAGATTGGTCAAAATGCTGTCCATCGTAA
- the LOC134707947 gene encoding rhomboid-related protein 2-like isoform X3 produces the protein MGRWGNARLVRRDSPTFEDVELRSNRRLIEQRYKPIFDRHEPDGVPLNLLKEELKDEGITDHIPEARLHRILDRADRDGDERIDFVEFMKMMTTDVTKEERSAFQSVIGAAVADILPKSMREDFLANYTCRPPPIFMIFISLVEIIIFAVYAAELSDTTTPVTATSGVPLYSPLLYKPKRRYEAWRYITYMFIHQGYMHIIFNLIFQLLLGLPLELVHKWWRVLLIYILGVIAGSLAHSVTDVDVALAGASGGCYALIGAHIASVIVNWKEMNYQCTEGSLLRFLCSAPIRLTVLLVLSVGDTGLAIYRRYFEEEVTKVGISAHIGGMIAGLLLGIPILKNVNILTWEKTLGYVTLSIYLCFVGFSMIFNGVYEGYPETDWSKCCPS, from the exons AGATACAAGCCAATATTTGATCGG catgaACCTGATGGCGTACCTCTCAATCTCCTGAAAGAAGAGTTAAAAGATGAAGGGATCACAGATCATATCCCAGAGGCCAGGCTACATCGTATCCTTGACAGAGCCGATCGGGATGGAGACGAAAGAATTGATTTTGTGGAATTCATGAAAATg atGACAACAGATGTAACAAAGGAAGAGAGATCAGCATTTCAGAGTGTTATAGGTGCTGCTGTCGCTGATATTTTACCCAAGAGTATGAGGGAAGATTTTCTTGCCAATTACACCTGTAGACCACCacctatatttatgatatttataaGTTTAGTTGAG atcaTTATATTTGCTGTGTATGCTGCTGAGCTATCGGACACCACAACACCAGTAACAGCTACCTCAGGGGTACCACTGTACAGTCCGTTACTATATAAACCAAAGAGACGTTATGAGGCTTGGAGATATATCACTTATATGTTTATACATCAAGg atacaTGCACATCATATTTAACCTGATATTCCAGCTGTTATTAGGTTTACCATTAGAACTGGTACATAAATGGTGGAGAGTTCTGTTAATCTATATATTAGGAGTTATAGCCG GCTCACTTGCCCATTCTGTAACAGATGTAGATGTTGCTCTAGCAGGAGCCAGTGGTGGATGTTACGCTCTTATTGGTGCTCATATAGCGTCTGTTATAGTT AATTGGAAAGAAATGAATTACCAGTGTACTGAAGGATCATTACTGAGGTTTCTGTGCAGTGCACCTATAAGACTAACAGTGCTTCTTGTTCTGT CTGTAGGAGATACAGGACTTGCTATCTACAGAAGATACTTTGAAGAAGAAGTAACAAAAGTTGGTATATCTGCTCACATAGGAGGGATGATTGCAG gtTTACTACTTGGAATACCCATCTTGAAGAATGTAAACATCTTAACTTGGGAGAAAACCCTTGGTTACGTTACTCTTTCAATATACCTGTGCTTTGTTGGGTTTTCTATGATTTTCAATGGTGTTTATGAAGGCTACCCAGAAACAGATTGGTCAAAATGCTGTCCATCGTAA